A window from Calditerrivibrio sp. encodes these proteins:
- the thyX gene encoding FAD-dependent thymidylate synthase encodes METGLSVRLLSHTPDPERVVALSAKLCYSDASIGELLDKISEKEQTLFIEKIVKIGHHSVLEHISFTFGIEGVSRALTHQLVRHRIASYSQKSQRYVKHREDIDYIVPPSIKHHERYYVRYAALMKELALLYSEMISQDIPAEDARYILPNACETKIIVTMNARELLHFFKLRCCNRAQWEIRQMAEEMLKLCMEVAPAVFKFAGPGCVTEKCPEGEMTCGQAADVRKKYLELLKKYNRLN; translated from the coding sequence ATGGAAACAGGTCTATCGGTTAGATTGCTAAGCCACACCCCTGATCCAGAAAGGGTTGTGGCTTTATCTGCAAAATTGTGTTACTCAGATGCATCTATTGGGGAGCTACTGGACAAGATTTCCGAGAAAGAACAAACCCTTTTTATAGAGAAGATTGTCAAAATAGGTCATCATTCTGTATTGGAGCATATATCTTTTACTTTTGGTATTGAAGGGGTCTCGAGGGCTTTGACGCACCAGTTGGTTAGACACAGGATTGCGAGCTATTCCCAAAAGTCCCAGCGATATGTTAAGCATAGGGAGGATATTGATTATATAGTTCCTCCGTCTATAAAGCATCATGAGCGATATTACGTTAGATATGCCGCCCTTATGAAGGAGTTGGCGTTGCTTTATTCAGAGATGATATCCCAAGATATTCCAGCTGAGGATGCAAGGTATATCTTACCAAATGCTTGCGAGACAAAAATTATAGTTACCATGAATGCAAGGGAGTTATTACATTTTTTCAAATTGAGATGTTGCAACAGAGCACAGTGGGAGATAAGGCAAATGGCTGAAGAGATGTTAAAGTTGTGTATGGAGGTGGCTCCTGCTGTTTTTAAATTTGCTGGCCCTGGGTGTGTAACTGAAAAATGCCCGGAAGGTGAGATGACTTGTGGTCAGGCTGCAGACGTTCGAAAAAAATACCTTGAACTTCTTAAGAAGTATAACCGTCTTAATTAA
- a CDS encoding DUF1385 domain-containing protein, producing the protein MRAPSKFVIAVRRPDNTIVIQKKDIKIDSNSFFKKPFIRGLIGLYDALVLGIQALNFSAHHALGEGEEKLSFKEVFITMVIGFGLGILLFLFLPLLITDLLKYVFPIIERSFLVYNLVDGVIRVVFFVLYIYFISFFKDIKRVFQYHGAEHKSIYTFESGKELTVENARQMSRFHPRCGTSFLLIVMIVSIFVFTLIPKDSHFIVKFLARIVFVPVIAGVSYEILKLSAKYQDNTFVKMLIAPGLWLQKITTQEPDDSQLEVALISIKEALDKNERKEGLIYV; encoded by the coding sequence ATGAGAGCTCCTTCTAAATTTGTTATAGCTGTGAGGAGGCCAGATAACACTATAGTTATTCAAAAAAAGGATATAAAGATCGATTCCAACAGTTTTTTTAAAAAGCCTTTTATTAGAGGGTTAATAGGGTTGTATGATGCCCTTGTTTTAGGTATACAGGCACTAAATTTCAGTGCTCATCACGCGTTGGGAGAGGGTGAAGAGAAACTTTCTTTTAAAGAGGTTTTTATCACAATGGTTATCGGTTTTGGTTTGGGGATTTTACTTTTTTTGTTCTTACCATTATTGATTACTGATTTATTAAAGTATGTTTTTCCAATAATTGAGCGCTCCTTTCTTGTTTATAACCTCGTGGATGGGGTGATAAGGGTGGTGTTCTTCGTGTTGTATATTTACTTTATTTCTTTTTTTAAGGATATAAAAAGGGTTTTTCAATATCATGGTGCGGAACACAAATCTATATACACTTTTGAAAGTGGTAAAGAGTTGACAGTGGAAAATGCAAGGCAGATGAGTAGGTTTCATCCGAGATGCGGGACGAGTTTCTTGCTGATCGTAATGATTGTATCTATATTCGTTTTTACCCTCATTCCAAAGGATTCCCATTTCATAGTAAAGTTTTTAGCCAGGATTGTTTTTGTGCCAGTAATTGCAGGGGTATCCTATGAGATTTTAAAGCTTAGTGCAAAATATCAGGATAATACCTTTGTCAAAATGCTTATAGCACCTGGTTTGTGGTTGCAGAAAATCACCACACAGGAGCCTGATGATAGTCAATTGGAAGTGGCTCTCATATCTATCAAAGAAGCACTCGATAAAAATGAAAGAAAGGAAGGGTTGATATATGTTTGA
- the prfA gene encoding peptide chain release factor 1, protein MFDKLEEVYQKYNELTEKLSDPNVISDIKLYQQLSKEHSELKPVVEKYVEYKDVKKAVEEAEAILRDGGDKDLIELAEIEVEEGRKKLEKIEEELKLLLLPKDPFDEKNIYIEIRAGTGGEEASLFAADLLRMYMRYAEKCGWKTEIIDANETGMGGYKEVVLLVKGKNAYSKLKFEAGGHRVQRIPETEASGRIHTSACTVAVLPEADDVDVHIDPKDLRIDVYRSSGAGGQHVNTTDSAVRITHIPTGVVVACQDERSQIKNKEKAMKLLKSKILEMEIEKQKSELAESRKQQVGSGDRSERIRTYNFPQNRLTDHRVNLTVYNLDMVMEGELDEIIDALITHDQAERLKNIGL, encoded by the coding sequence ATGTTTGATAAATTAGAAGAGGTATATCAAAAATACAATGAGCTTACAGAAAAGCTTTCTGATCCAAATGTGATAAGCGATATAAAGCTTTATCAGCAGCTTAGTAAAGAACATTCTGAGCTTAAGCCTGTTGTGGAAAAGTATGTGGAATATAAAGATGTGAAAAAAGCTGTCGAAGAGGCTGAGGCTATTCTCCGGGATGGTGGGGACAAAGATCTCATCGAATTAGCTGAGATTGAGGTGGAAGAAGGCCGAAAAAAACTGGAAAAGATTGAGGAAGAGTTAAAACTTTTACTATTGCCAAAGGACCCTTTTGACGAAAAGAATATCTATATTGAGATAAGAGCTGGTACAGGTGGGGAAGAGGCTTCCCTTTTTGCAGCAGATCTTTTAAGGATGTATATGAGATACGCTGAAAAGTGCGGATGGAAAACTGAGATTATCGATGCCAATGAGACTGGTATGGGTGGGTACAAAGAGGTAGTGTTATTGGTAAAAGGGAAAAATGCTTATAGTAAGCTTAAATTTGAAGCTGGTGGGCATAGGGTTCAGAGGATACCCGAGACTGAGGCCAGTGGAAGAATTCACACATCTGCATGTACTGTGGCGGTTTTACCTGAGGCTGATGATGTGGATGTTCACATAGATCCCAAAGATTTAAGGATAGATGTTTATAGATCGTCTGGTGCAGGCGGACAGCACGTGAATACTACCGACTCAGCTGTGAGGATAACCCATATACCTACAGGTGTTGTTGTGGCTTGTCAAGATGAAAGAAGTCAGATAAAAAATAAAGAAAAAGCTATGAAGCTTTTGAAATCAAAGATATTGGAAATGGAGATAGAAAAACAGAAAAGTGAACTGGCTGAAAGTAGAAAACAGCAGGTGGGTTCAGGGGATCGAAGTGAAAGGATCAGGACGTATAATTTCCCCCAAAATAGGCTTACCGATCACAGAGTTAATC
- a CDS encoding AAA family ATPase gives MKKRLPIGEFNIANLINDGFLYVDKTQFVYKLLTSSKYYFLSCLHRFGKSLFVSTLEQVFKGNKDLFKGLWIYESGYDWGFYPVVKIDFNQI, from the coding sequence ATGAAAAAAAGATTACCCATAGGTGAGTTCAACATCGCAAACCTCATCAATGATGGTTTTTTATACGTGGATAAGACGCAATTTGTATATAAGCTATTAACATCTTCCAAGTATTACTTCCTTTCTTGCCTCCACCGGTTTGGAAAATCTTTGTTTGTATCCACACTGGAGCAGGTCTTTAAAGGGAACAAAGATCTTTTTAAGGGGCTATGGATATATGAGTCAGGTTATGATTGGGGATTTTATCCAGTTGTAAAAATAGACTTTAATCAGATTTAA
- the rpmE gene encoding 50S ribosomal protein L31 codes for MKKGIHPNVKEVVFNCACGNEIKTISTAKKTGIAICSNCHPFFTGKQKFVDAAGRVEKFMKKYEASAKKK; via the coding sequence ATGAAAAAAGGTATTCATCCAAATGTAAAAGAGGTTGTTTTCAATTGTGCATGTGGAAATGAGATAAAGACAATATCTACTGCTAAAAAGACAGGTATTGCTATCTGTTCTAATTGCCATCCATTTTTTACTGGTAAACAGAAATTTGTTGACGCTGCTGGTAGAGTGGAAAAGTTTATGAAAAAATACGAGGCTTCTGCAAAGAAAAAGTAG